The stretch of DNA aatataataaaaaataaaaaaagagagggaGGCGTTTGTGACTTGACTTGATGGCTAAGAAATTTGTGCTTTgtttggtaagtatcaacatttaatctaaattgatttattttgataagtTGCCTTTTAAAGTTTGATATCATATTCATTGTATTTTGTCATTGATCTtgaatgattttcttaaattggcCTATTTTTGGAAAGTACATTGGTTATTcttgtttccttttattttttttttttaaaaaaataattttggaaAAAGAGTGGGGCAGTTTCTCCTTGTTTGTGGATTGgtagtttttaaaatttgaagttggtttccttttttgcTTCACTCTCACATGTTTATAAAAACTAACTTCTTTTGTCATTTATTCTCACCACCTACATGATTCCTATTCCTTTGTTTTTCTGCttctttgttcttctttctATATTTTAGATTCCCATGGCTAAGACAAAGAACCCAGGGCAACCAAAAAGGATGGAAGAATCTGATCCCGCCCCCTCGAATGCTCCTCCTGCTGCTCTAATCTTGCTCCCTGCTGCTGCAACTGCATCAAACCCAGGAGATTCATCACTTTCTCAGCGTGAATCTTAGACTGTGAAGCCCAAGTCGAAACGAGTTCCAAAACAAGTGGCTAGGAAATTTGTGTGTCCCCACAAATTTTGCACTTCGTTGTCTTTATCGTCGAAGGGGTCTCCTCCTCAAGCTACTGCATCGCCTCCTGCTGCATCAGGTAAGGGTGTTGCTGCAACCACTCTAATAGGACCATCTTCTTGCACCCGTGCCCAGCAAGCTTCACTCAAGAAGGAGCTTCGCACTAAACGAAGCCATGACAGACCAATTCCTCCTACCAAGAAGTTGAAATTGAATCCACCTTTGgctttttcaagttttgaagaagaagaaccaaTGGAGGTCCCCTCTGATGACTCTGAGACCAAATCCTTGTCTATTCCCTCTGAAAAAGTTCTTCTAGAAGATTTTGGTGTCTCCTCTGACAATGAGGAAACTGATCTCGATCTCGAGCCACCATTGACCAAATTTACTCTAGCACGCCCTCGTGCTTCTTCTGCAGCCAAAGCCATTGCTGCTGCCAAAGGAAAGCAGCCTATGCAGAGTTCATCTCTTGGTAATATCTCTCCCTCTCAAGCTGTCAATTCCAGATTTTATTACCGTGATAATCAGCGTGATTGGAATATTTATGCTACCCGAAAGTTTGAGAGTGAAAGAAATTATGATATCCATGCTCATAGGGTGTGTGGCATTGTTAAGTTTGTTCAATACCATCAATGGGATAATACTCTTACTAATTTTGAAGGGTATGTCGAAAGTATTGTCAAAGAATTCTATGCCAATCTGACTAATGATTTGCTTGATGAGAACtctaaatttttttgtaaagtCTATGTTCGGGGGCATTGGTTTTCATTCACTGTCAAGGAAATCTCTAGGGCTTTGCAATTACCCGAAGGTGTGTCCAGTGTTGTCATGTCTATGGATCACCATTTGATGCTCTCTGAACTCTCCGGTGCACGGGTTGAATGGAAATCTGGGCAGAGTCTTCGTATTACACATCTCACTTATGCTCATGCATCACTCATGAGGTTTGCACTTAGCAATTGGCTTCCCAATTCCAACAAAATTGTGGTATCTCAAGATTTGGCATCCTTTCTCTTTCGTATCACCTCGGGGGCATCCATTGATCTGGCTTCTTCAATCTTGGGCCATATTTCTTCATTTCAGAGAGGTAAAAAGCATAATCATAAGCTTGTTTTTCTTaacttaatctataaaattcTGTCCTCTTAGAAAGATGTGGCCTACTCTCATAAAACACTTGAGCCTCCCCTTACTGGCACCATCTTCCAACCCTCGAAGTACTTTGATGGAGCTTTTTCCAAGAGTCCTAAAGCTGGTGTTGCTGCTGCTGCTGGTGCAAGTTTGAGTTCTGCTCCTACAGATGTCCATGAGGTCAAGCATGAGGTTCAACAAGTGAAcaatcgtcttgctgccatggaggaggttcagcaagagatgtccaagcagcTGTCCTCCTTGATCAAGCTATATGGGGCATAAGGTCTCTttctttttcatgtttttttttgttggacatatttcaatattttcattactttttgtctttggcccttggataaacaaaaagggggagtaatagtttgtttttaatttcatgttttctcaactctggaccctttttccagggagAGTTGTGTTTGATACTTGTGGTTAACATTGGATTTAAAGTTAgcttgttattttgttatttcaGTTTTTGATTGTGTTTCTCAGGGGGAGATTTTATTTTGTCTTGCTAACTTTGATTTGCAGGTATTtctttgttaaaaaatattttgattatctaaagtgccaaagggggagattgtaaagtccttttttggcaatttagatgccaaaatatttttatttatggtgAGATTTCTTTGTGCTTCCAATCTGATTTTATCACCTTtaatttttcagttttattaCTCTTTTCTATCTTAGGAAAGATTATTTTTCAGCTGAACCTTTTCTTGTatggaaacttcttgtaagagaagcaattctcttatggaaagtttGTTTTTAAAGGAAACTTTGACTATTATCTTTTTCCTTAATAAAGTTCGATTGTGTCTTGAATATATCAAATCATATACACTGTTTATGGCAGGTTTCAAGACCCAATACAAGATCAGACTCGTTTTTGGCAAGTTTCCTTGTTCTGGTCTGATTTGCTACGTCAGAATCtctttctgatgctgcaaatcaagttttttttaagaaaattttgtacagctgtagattcgactttgtggctgtctctagggtttctatgttctataaacaGAACCTAGAGATCAGCCATTTGGATTATCTCTtccaattttcattttttgcatttttcttatttgtgagaagagagttccttttgtgagaacctagttgttcatctaggttctagtgttTTTCATATATGTTCTTACTCTGTGTTAGGGTTTGTTAGAACAACCTGATTGAACAAGAGAgaggtcttcgggagaagacttgttcaagccttacttcaggaggaagtaagcacgcacacttcaaagacgaagggagttcactGTTTAGAGGTGTttcagaagtcagattcataaagtgcattacaaaggattgtggcaataatttagagggagtctaaacttgtttaagtcaattatctttgtaattgttgatactttattaattggttttgaaaaaccgagtttttgcaaatgtcaataatatatacgaaaatataaaactgtatatGCTTGCAGAAGCAGAATGTAATTCTGTTACTGCAGAAAACAGTTTTGCAGCGACAAAACAGAACAAgcagaatataagaatatttgcagaaaattaaataacttgacacaagagatttgtacgtggtatcagtgttctcccgaacactcctagtccacggggccacgcccagagaatgaaatcaattaataaagtatcaacaattacaaagacaattgacttatacaagtttagactccctctaaattattgccgcaatcctttgtaatgtactttatgaatctgacttctgaaaacccttcaagcccgaactcccttcgtctttgaagtgtgagtgcttacttcctcccgaagtaaggcttcaacaagtcttctcccgaagaccaaagtgcttacttcctcccgaagtaaggctttaacaagtcttctcctgaagaccactctcttgttcagtcaagtcaTTCTAACAaactctaggacagagtaagaactgATATATAAAATACTAGAACCTAGGATAACAACTAGGCTGTCACATAACAAagaaactctcttctctcaaataagataagtgcaaaaaatgaataatgaaagagttgattcgaatggctgctctctaggtcCTATTAATTGAACATAGAAACCCtagagacagtcacaagatcgaatctacaaCTGTACAAAACTTTCATAAGATAAACACGATCTGCAACATCAGAATCGGAAGCTGACGCAACAAATCAGACCAGAAAAaagaaacttgctataatcgggtccgatcctcaATTAATACTTGATTCTTGCCAAAaatagattagatattctgattgtatcaagatacaatcgaaattaatgaGGATAAGGCATTTAATCAAGGTTTCCTTTATACaccaactttccataagagaaaagattctcttacaagaaatttccaaacaaaggaaagttcagcatTAAAAGCATCTTTTCTAACCAAGAAAAGAGCAACTAAATCCGAATatacaaggtaagaaatcggtaATAAATGCAAATCAATCTtaccattaaataaaaaatattttgtcaactaacttgccaaaaaggactttacagatTTCATTCTTTGGGCGTggtcccgtggactaggagtgttcgaaagaacactgataccacgtacaaatctcttgtgtcaagtgatttaattttctacaattatttttatattctgtctGTTTTGTTTTATCGCTGTAAAACTGGAAACTGCAGTAACAGAATTACATTCTACTTCTGCAGACGtatacaattttatattttcgtatttATTATTGGCATTTgcaaaaactcaatttttttgttcttcttttctcttcttcaattttcgaaTCCTATTGTcttcttcataaaaaaattcaagcctatagtgattgagtgcatgcccactcATAtcaagttagtcctcaatcataatgtgtaagactgtgaagaatccaaacaattgAAGTGGTTttgggctcaaatcttgattatactctacgaaagaaaggaacaagggttaaagatctgagtGCAAGGAATCATTTAATTCTACTGTAACCAATGTAAGGTgtttcatactttatatgtccattttcatcgttttagaagttcatatttaagatgttaaaaacatacttgttagtaaatctaggtcccggtaaaatatattccaacaactctCCTcatagccatggtaattgatttactttcaagatacatggatttaaaacgatgtatgtgtgatttggatgtgattcatgttgatttatgtgtttattgatgattgattgatgtttacaaaatttttacgtaaaataattacaatttcgttataaaattatttttcttggatattatggaaagaattaagcaattcatttttttacagaacttaattttgattttatttgaattagttatgattttttgaaaaatcagaaaaaatgaGGAAAAGGATGCCCACGTGCGCGCGCGGACCCGAGTGTCACTCGGGTGCAGCACATTCAGACATGGGGCTTGTCCGAAGGAGCTTGCCCAGATGCTATCTGAATCCCTCGTGCGCGGAAATCCTCGATCAGCCTCCCTCCCTGCGCGTGCGGATGGTATGCAATATACCATCCGCACCAAatgcaatttttttcgttttttttttcattttttcatgctttttcatggaagtAATTTTGAACTTTTTGTGTcattttgtatttaaattttttatttttcaaatctcaAATCTaagtatcaaaataaaattaattaatattaaatattagtaGATTTTGAACTTGAAAATGGATAAAATCTAAGTTTTTGCTTAATTGGtcaccatatttttttttattattctatcttatttttaaataaaaggttagatattttatattttacaatatttaattaattttataaaatggccttatttgatatttaaaataagctatatttttaattaaaataatttagaaaattttaaaaatctaactagatattttgtcaactttcaaatttttgttattttatttaaattaaattattaaattagataaatgatatttatttatcattttattttattagacatttaattttaatttttttaaaaaaaataacataaattttgaaaagtttgttggtatttttgaatagatatttaggtttgttaaaaatgtaatttttcaaatttataggtttaatttaaaattaattatttaatttaattttattattttcgaaaataataatttatcatttagattttttgaaaataatttaataatttaattaatttaaattaaataaatcctatatccaactatcGAGTTTGTTGCATGTGTGGGTTTTATATGTTGTTTATtattcaaacttattattataaaacctattattgtttaATCTAAATTGACATGGTTAACTTGtcgacagatccaatgatataATTTTAACCaatagttcaattgtcaataggttaaataaataatttgtaacaggtaaattttacaatcttctttcatttgtgtataaacctagtaacatgataggatccatccaaatcagtgTGTGCCTGTGCCTATATATttgctttgggcttagatgGATATAGAgagcccatttaatttttgtaattaaaatggactagattgctaaaataaaattgtcacttttgatagattttatttaggtccaattagtattgggcttattgAATGACAGTTGTttaattaaggttaaattcatctcctttgggccttgtgcgAGAGTTAGGGggcattagtagtgggtacgacatactgaacccagccctcacTCACATGAATAACCTCAAtagtgaaggcccatttgccttatttgacTAACTATAATAGGTTAGTTATACTAGTTTAAcgtaataaaattgattagcaacataattaatttcgaaatacatGAAATTAACTTTTCAtcagattattttaaaattaatttaaaaaaacacacttagtttaatgaaattaatgcAAGATAAACTAGATGtatttttatagtatttaattaaataaaagaagtTATAACTAAGTAAATTCTTCTATATGcttaattatttgtattttcaTAGAAactatatttaagttgaaaattgatttttcaaattgattttggattaacttaaattaatattttgaaattaataattaagtagaaTTTTCTAGGAAATCAATTATTCagatattctttaaaaatatttttaggctaaaaatttgttaattttagatcaacttaaataaggatatttttttcaaattaaggtgattagttcaagatacttaatttgttatttaattaaattttgaaaattatttcaggtaaaaattttgttattttaaaacaacttaaattagatatatttcaggaatttattttactatattttaatataattttgaaatattatatttatttataaatagattttcaaaattattatttggaaattaaattaaagttgaaaattaattttaattaattttggaccaacttaaattaagtaattttcattattaaaatatatagattaaaataaacgattagttaaaaatacattattttaaataatgagctttaatcaaagagatatttgatctccattgttggtcttacaatggttaatcattttcaatataacctcgagatgctagactttctcccccttatggatggttattcgttgaaagcacttaacaccgtaagatctcgtatgatatgtattttataagtttttgtttctattagactctcccctatggTGACTACTTAGAAATAAACTTacagagtatgaaacaatggtggaagctcataaaatgagaataaccttgactctcgcctaccgggacaacgttggattcttattttgatcgaataaaaggttgctagaatggtgtctattttagatgagctgactactctattcaactaatattatctttgactctcgcctatcgAGACACTATATTTCACTATGttagaaaccttggaaattaatTAGTATGTTgaatttttggtatttttacaaaCATATTTTCTTTGCttattattttctgaacttgtgtatgaatttaattGAACCAataacttatttttatttattgatatttgtagtgtcaAAATGTACAACCCACACCCCAATCCTCATCTAGTATATGCCCTTAAGAATGAACTCCAAAGTGTGAAGATGACTCCTGGTCAGAGTATCACTTCAcacttgctcatgatgaacatgaaattccagaaagcagctaTGCTGGGAATTGTTTTATATAGAGAGTAAGGAGTTCATTTTGTTCTCAACAGCTTATCACATGAGTTTAACCAATTTGTTGTTAACAATTGGAACTTGTCTGACATAGAAAAGCTGGACGCTGAATTGCGTACTTTAGAACAGACATTGTCACTTGCATGGAAGTCCTTCTCCAGTAATGCCGATAAGGGTGAAAAGAAAGCTGAAGATATTGAGAATGATTCCTCTTATAAACCTACTACTTCAGGCTCAGTTGAAAAGgatagagaaagtgattccacttcttCAGATTATCTTTCACAACAGATTGAACCAGCAATAAGAACAATCCAAGAACagttaatgttgggttttatgccctaaataaaactcatttcaatataattagatttacttataatatagatcagaaataacatttaatgttgcatggttcacatgatttatttcatgattatatgtacataatgtatgaattcatctgaaacccttttcacatacttgatcatgtttattgtgttgtcaacatattggaaagtaaacatgactatgtgaataaagtttcctagatttatcagacacagggttttactgatatgataatctacaacagagtttacttacatttggagaaatactatgttctttccagagcattggttaaagtaaagctcaggttgggtgcatggagtatgcatcggaagggaccg from Cannabis sativa cultivar Pink pepper isolate KNU-18-1 chromosome 2, ASM2916894v1, whole genome shotgun sequence encodes:
- the LOC133034513 gene encoding uncharacterized protein LOC133034513, which translates into the protein MEGGTFVSQSKYAKNLVKKFGLESAKQIPMAKTKNPGQPKRMEESDPAPSNAPPAALILLPAAATASNPGDSSLSQRKGVAATTLIGPSSCTRAQQASLKKELRTKRSHDRPIPPTKKLKLNPPLAFSSFEEEEPMEVPSDDSETKSLSIPSEKVLLEDFGVSSDNEETDLDLEPPLTKFTLARPRASSAAKAIAAAKGKQPMQSSSLGNISPSQAVNSRFYYRDNQRDWNIYATRKFESERNYDIHAHRVCGIVKFVQYHQWDNTLTNFEGYVESIVKEFYANLTNDLLDENSKFFCKVYVRGHWFSFTVKEISRALQLPEGVSSVVMSMDHHLMLSELSGARVEWKSGQSLRITHLTYAHASLMRFALSNWLPNSNKIVKDVAYSHKTLEPPLTGTIFQPSKYFDGAFSKSPKAGVAAAAGASLSSAPTDVHEVKHEVQQVNNRLAAMEEVQQEMSKQLSSLIKLYGA